From the genome of Haloarchaeobius salinus, one region includes:
- a CDS encoding vWA domain-containing protein — MSDKQTYDITRRTVLAGLGTAGIAAAGAGLGTTALFNDREGFVGNSLAAGRLDLQLDYKATYDGPNGVEMIGQAPTEQQLIDQGLIDMAEGPMTWEERADLGFACDTEGFIDGEAIPVFELDDVKPGDCGEVTVSLHICDNPAYLWMRGSVYDDLDNGLTEPEGEVDDTPDVGELAENIDVTLWYDEDCSNTITEGVGTSDILVVQDISGSMEYDQYGGDISDGQGGTTTKLAVAKDAMGDFATIVFDETADTEIGVFTFGNEDYIGDDQAPGIAFGPSDDETDVQNAISSVDAVPEGVTGTALGLAVQEGDNYLSANARSGAQKIMILLTDGEQFESNVDELQAANDAKAGGTRIIVIDINDPGDGDPQLLRDMAGTAVNNPGDGDGTDYYNTSADDLAVVLPVIYESIIESVVVGEVVFFEGTLAEFNDAASSGLKLEALPLLAQSSDDDEYCFLPGTHCVAMEWCIPREVGNEIQTDSVKFDLDFAAVQCRHNDENANPFGSAA, encoded by the coding sequence ATGAGCGACAAACAGACATACGACATCACCCGGCGGACGGTCCTCGCCGGTCTCGGAACGGCCGGCATCGCTGCCGCGGGCGCGGGCCTCGGCACGACCGCACTGTTCAACGACCGCGAGGGCTTCGTCGGCAACAGCCTCGCCGCCGGCCGGCTCGATCTCCAGCTCGACTACAAGGCCACCTACGACGGCCCGAACGGCGTCGAGATGATCGGCCAGGCACCGACCGAGCAGCAGCTCATCGACCAGGGGCTCATCGACATGGCCGAGGGTCCGATGACCTGGGAGGAGCGCGCGGACCTCGGCTTCGCCTGCGACACCGAGGGCTTCATCGACGGCGAGGCGATCCCCGTCTTCGAGCTCGACGACGTCAAGCCCGGCGACTGCGGTGAGGTCACCGTCAGCCTCCACATCTGTGACAACCCCGCCTACCTCTGGATGCGCGGGAGCGTCTACGACGACCTCGACAACGGACTCACCGAGCCCGAGGGCGAGGTCGACGACACGCCCGACGTGGGCGAACTCGCGGAGAACATCGACGTGACCCTCTGGTACGACGAGGACTGTTCGAACACCATCACGGAGGGCGTCGGCACGAGCGACATCCTCGTCGTGCAGGACATCTCCGGCTCGATGGAGTACGACCAGTACGGCGGCGATATCTCCGACGGCCAGGGTGGCACGACCACCAAGCTCGCCGTCGCGAAGGACGCGATGGGTGACTTCGCCACCATCGTCTTCGACGAGACCGCCGACACCGAGATCGGCGTGTTCACGTTCGGCAACGAGGACTACATCGGCGACGACCAGGCTCCCGGTATCGCGTTCGGCCCGTCCGACGACGAGACCGACGTACAGAACGCCATCTCCAGCGTCGACGCGGTCCCGGAGGGCGTGACCGGCACGGCCCTCGGGCTCGCGGTGCAGGAGGGCGACAACTACCTGAGCGCGAACGCTCGCTCGGGCGCACAGAAGATCATGATCCTGCTCACCGACGGCGAGCAGTTCGAGAGCAACGTCGACGAGCTGCAGGCCGCCAACGACGCGAAGGCCGGCGGCACCCGCATCATCGTCATCGACATCAACGACCCCGGCGACGGCGATCCCCAGCTGCTCCGGGACATGGCCGGGACGGCCGTCAACAACCCCGGCGACGGCGACGGGACCGACTACTACAACACCTCGGCCGACGACCTCGCGGTCGTCCTTCCGGTCATCTACGAGTCCATCATCGAGTCCGTCGTGGTGGGCGAGGTGGTGTTCTTCGAGGGCACCCTGGCGGAGTTCAACGACGCCGCGTCGAGCGGCCTCAAGCTGGAGGCGCTCCCGCTGCTGGCCCAGTCCAGCGACGACGACGAGTACTGCTTCCTGCCGGGCACCCACTGCGTCGCGATGGAGTGGTGCATCCCGCGCGAGGTGGGCAACGAGATCCAGACCGACTCCGTGAAGTTCGACCTGGACTTCGCCGCCGTGCAGTGCCGGCACAACGACGAGAACGCGAACCCGTTCGGTTCCGCCGCCTGA